A window from Pokkaliibacter sp. MBI-7 encodes these proteins:
- a CDS encoding homoserine O-acetyltransferase: MSHDATADTAASPAQLNLPPDSVGLVTPQTFVFDEPLELSCGRTLDHYQLMVETYGTLNANASNAILICHALSGHHHVAGYHSLEDRKPGWWDSAVGPGKPIDTNKFFVVGLNNLGGCHGSSGPTSINPTTGQPFGPDFPIVTVKDWVTAQARLADRLGIQRWAVVIGGSLGGMQALQWSIDYPERLANAMVIASAPKLSAQNIAFNEVARQAISKDPEFHQGRYADHHSYPKVGLMLARMVGHITYLSDEAMREKFGRELKRGKLSFEFDVDFQVESYLHYQGEQFSTAFDANAYLLMTKALDYFDPASEYDDDLAVALSRAQCRFMLMSFTTDWRFSPERSREIVNALVVAGKDVSYAEIDAPQGHDAFLLPIPRYMELMQTYLDRVASDLNIIPAVQGGQP, translated from the coding sequence ATGAGTCATGATGCCACCGCGGATACTGCTGCCAGCCCGGCACAGTTAAACCTGCCCCCCGACAGTGTCGGTCTGGTCACGCCCCAGACCTTTGTCTTTGATGAGCCCCTCGAGCTGTCCTGCGGCCGCACGCTGGACCACTATCAGCTGATGGTGGAAACCTACGGCACCCTCAACGCCAATGCCTCCAATGCCATCCTGATCTGTCATGCCTTGTCTGGCCATCATCATGTTGCCGGTTATCACAGTCTGGAAGACCGTAAACCCGGCTGGTGGGATTCTGCCGTCGGTCCGGGCAAGCCCATCGACACTAACAAATTCTTTGTTGTCGGCCTGAACAACCTGGGCGGTTGTCATGGCAGCAGCGGGCCAACCAGCATCAATCCGACGACCGGCCAGCCCTTCGGCCCGGACTTCCCTATCGTCACCGTCAAGGACTGGGTTACTGCTCAGGCGCGTCTGGCTGACCGTCTGGGTATTCAGCGCTGGGCCGTAGTCATCGGCGGCAGTCTGGGTGGCATGCAGGCGCTACAGTGGAGCATCGACTACCCCGAGCGACTGGCCAATGCCATGGTCATCGCCTCGGCACCCAAGCTGTCAGCGCAGAATATCGCCTTCAACGAAGTGGCCCGTCAGGCCATCAGCAAGGACCCGGAATTCCATCAGGGTCGCTATGCGGATCATCACTCCTACCCCAAGGTCGGGCTGATGCTGGCCCGCATGGTGGGCCATATTACCTATCTGTCCGACGAAGCCATGCGCGAGAAGTTCGGCCGTGAGCTCAAGCGCGGCAAGCTGTCGTTCGAGTTCGATGTCGACTTTCAGGTGGAAAGCTATCTGCACTATCAGGGCGAGCAGTTCTCCACCGCCTTTGATGCCAATGCCTATCTGCTGATGACCAAGGCGCTGGACTACTTCGATCCCGCCAGTGAATACGATGATGATCTGGCCGTCGCCCTCAGCCGCGCCCAGTGCCGCTTCATGCTGATGTCGTTCACCACCGACTGGCGTTTCTCACCGGAGCGTTCACGGGAAATCGTCAACGCGCTGGTCGTGGCCGGAAAAGACGTCAGCTATGCCGAAATCGACGCACCACAGGGCCATGATGCGTTCCTGCTGCCCATCCCGCGCTACATGGAACTGATGCAGACCTACCTTGACCGGGTAGCGTCGGATCTCAACATCATCCCCGCCGTACAGGGAGGACAGCCATGA
- the metW gene encoding methionine biosynthesis protein MetW, with product MLRPDLQLIQQWVRPGTRVLDLGCGDGALLDYLKQHKQVSGYGLEIDPANIRRCLDRGVCVLEQNLDKGLANFRDNTFDMVLMSQALQTLHRPDQALEEMLRVGRECIITFPNFGHWRNRLHLAGIGRMPVSKFLPYEWYDTPNIHFCTFRDFEQLCRERGIAILERTVVDSEHQDNWASRYLPNLLGEVAIYRVSR from the coding sequence ATGTTACGCCCCGATTTGCAACTGATTCAGCAATGGGTACGACCCGGCACCCGTGTCCTTGACCTTGGCTGTGGTGATGGCGCCCTGCTCGATTACCTGAAACAGCACAAGCAGGTCTCCGGCTATGGTCTGGAAATCGATCCTGCCAATATTCGCCGCTGTCTCGACCGCGGCGTCTGTGTGCTGGAGCAGAACCTCGACAAGGGGCTGGCCAACTTCCGTGACAACACCTTCGATATGGTGCTGATGAGCCAGGCACTGCAGACCCTGCACCGCCCGGATCAGGCGCTGGAGGAAATGCTGCGGGTAGGACGTGAATGCATCATCACCTTCCCCAACTTCGGCCACTGGCGCAACCGCCTGCATCTGGCAGGTATTGGCCGGATGCCGGTGTCGAAGTTCCTGCCCTACGAGTGGTATGACACCCCCAACATCCACTTCTGTACTTTCCGTGACTTCGAGCAACTCTGCCGCGAACGCGGTATCGCTATACTGGAACGCACCGTGGTGGATTCCGAGCATCAGGACAACTGGGCCAGCCGCTACCTGCCCAACCTGCTGGGCGAAGTGGCCATCTATCGGGTCAGCCGTTAA
- a CDS encoding GNAT family protein: MFRRRIDDDLSLSLCLPDMAIPLFALIDSQRAYLRQWLPWVDDTLSSDDTLAFLRQQLQLLAEREAMSLTIIYQGQLAGCLGLQQVDWRLQSAKIGYWLAEPYQGKGIMQRCLSHLLALAFDEWQLAKLEIRVASSNLRSRRLPEALGFRHEGRLRRAERLQHDYVDHELYGLLHEEWLTSKR, from the coding sequence ATGTTCCGACGCCGCATTGACGATGACCTGAGCCTCAGCCTCTGTCTGCCGGACATGGCCATACCGCTGTTTGCCCTGATCGACAGTCAGCGCGCCTATTTACGCCAGTGGCTGCCCTGGGTTGACGATACCCTCAGCAGTGACGACACCCTGGCCTTTCTGCGCCAGCAGTTACAGCTGCTGGCTGAGCGCGAGGCCATGTCCCTGACGATTATCTATCAGGGGCAGCTGGCCGGATGCCTCGGCCTGCAGCAGGTGGACTGGCGCTTGCAAAGCGCCAAGATCGGTTACTGGCTGGCCGAGCCTTATCAGGGCAAAGGCATCATGCAACGCTGCCTGAGCCATTTGCTGGCACTGGCTTTCGATGAGTGGCAGCTGGCCAAACTGGAAATCCGGGTAGCCAGCAGCAATCTGCGCAGCCGTCGTTTACCCGAGGCGCTGGGCTTTCGCCACGAAGGCAGGCTGCGTCGGGCTGAACGTCTGCAGCACGACTATGTCGACCATGAACTGTACGGTTTACTGCACGAGGAATGGCTGACCAGTAAGCGGTAA
- a CDS encoding DUF4426 domain-containing protein has protein sequence MAILNRLTQWGSIALLALCLTSPAVAEQKQQFGAYEVHYNAFNSTFLQPDIASQYHLVRSKERGLLNIAVLKDGKPGKTMISGSVKNLAGQRITLTFQEITEPSAVYYLSDFTISNDDTLEFSITVRPDPQGAAHELHFTQTFFRD, from the coding sequence ATGGCTATCCTGAACAGACTTACGCAATGGGGCAGTATTGCCCTGCTGGCACTGTGCCTGACCTCCCCGGCAGTCGCTGAACAGAAGCAGCAGTTCGGCGCCTATGAAGTCCACTACAACGCCTTCAACTCGACCTTTCTGCAGCCGGACATAGCCAGTCAGTACCATCTGGTGCGCAGTAAGGAACGTGGGTTACTGAATATCGCCGTGCTCAAAGACGGCAAGCCCGGCAAAACCATGATCAGCGGCTCGGTCAAAAACCTCGCTGGCCAGCGTATCACGCTGACCTTTCAGGAGATCACGGAACCCTCGGCGGTCTATTACCTGAGCGACTTCACCATCAGTAATGACGATACCCTGGAGTTCAGCATCACCGTGCGCCCTGATCCACAGGGAGCGGCCCACGAGCTGCACTTCACCCAGACATTTTTTCGCGACTGA
- a CDS encoding response regulator has product MADVRLLVVDDASFIRDLVKRVIKSKLPAIEVEEAVNGKRALSLLGKVDFDIVLCDWEMPEMSGLEVLQWMRGQDRCKQVPFIMITSRIDKEYVIQAVQSGVTDYIGKPFSNEQLINKVAKVLAKKHDLRALARRDDQPLQAAQGNPLQAQAIQPAKIQGVAADSVSVLTGGKSAGSGRKVASSNAPKGLAQLRLPDNVTARCVIKDISLQEATLVVKTEERVPKVLESAVVDIEQEGGKQVARVNGFVFSVQASERSASSEFISVKVVFVDNDPEKFEALSHFVAGLR; this is encoded by the coding sequence ATGGCAGATGTACGGCTGCTGGTAGTGGACGACGCCAGCTTTATCCGCGACCTGGTGAAACGGGTCATCAAATCCAAGTTGCCTGCTATCGAGGTAGAAGAGGCCGTTAACGGCAAGCGTGCCTTGAGTCTTCTTGGCAAGGTGGATTTCGATATCGTCCTGTGCGACTGGGAAATGCCGGAGATGAGCGGGCTGGAAGTGTTGCAGTGGATGCGCGGTCAGGATCGCTGCAAGCAGGTGCCCTTCATCATGATTACCAGCCGGATTGATAAGGAATATGTGATTCAGGCGGTGCAAAGTGGTGTGACGGACTATATCGGTAAGCCATTCAGCAACGAACAGCTGATCAACAAAGTCGCCAAGGTACTGGCCAAGAAGCATGATCTGCGTGCTCTGGCCCGCCGTGATGATCAGCCGTTGCAGGCCGCGCAGGGTAATCCACTGCAGGCTCAGGCCATTCAGCCAGCGAAAATTCAGGGCGTTGCGGCTGACTCGGTGAGTGTGCTGACAGGCGGGAAAAGCGCCGGAAGTGGCCGTAAGGTGGCTTCCAGCAATGCGCCCAAGGGGCTTGCCCAGCTACGGTTACCGGACAATGTCACGGCGCGCTGTGTGATCAAAGACATTAGCCTGCAGGAAGCGACGCTGGTGGTGAAAACCGAAGAGCGTGTGCCCAAGGTGCTGGAGTCGGCGGTGGTCGATATCGAGCAGGAAGGCGGCAAGCAGGTGGCGCGGGTCAATGGCTTTGTGTTTTCCGTGCAGGCCAGCGAACGCTCGGCCAGTAGCGAATTCATCAGTGTCAAAGTGGTGTTTGTCGACAACGATCCTGAGAAGTTTGAGGCGCTATCGCATTTCGTCGCGGGCCTGCGCTGA